CGGTACCGTCGGGCCGAGCGCAGGGCTGGCAGCGCCTGCTGCCCGCATAGCCCCGGGCGGTACCGCAGCTCGGGCCGGCCCGGCAGGACCGCGCTGCTCAGGGCCCGCTTCCCCCCGCGCCAGCGCAGACCCGCGGCCGAAGTTGCCGCCGCTGCCGGTGCCCAGCCCTGACAGAGTTCCCTCGGGGCGCTGCGAGGAGGGAGGCAGTGAGTCCGGACCGGGGGAGAGCCCCTGCCCCCGCACCGTCTCCTctgcaggagggaggaaaagaggctCCCCTGGGTGTTGGACACGCAGCGGGGCCGCTCCGCGCCTGCCTCAGCACTTACAAAAGCGGTTTAGCATTTCTCTCCCCCCCTAATTCAAATGCAAATGGATCTCTTTGAGAGGCGGCTCCCCCCTCCCCACGACCGCTGCCGGAGCTGAGGCTGGgcgcggccggggctgcggggccggctGTGCGGGGCAGGCTGTGCGGGGCTGCCGCGGCCGAGCGCTCGCTGGGTCCTCTgcaagcagcaggagagcacttttttttttttttttaattgtttgttttAGAATATTTGCTAAGTGACAAGaggacaaagaaaaaagcaattcagGCTCGGAGATTTAACTCGAGCTTCCCGGAGGTGCCCTTCGTGTGGCTGTGCCAAAGTTAAGGCGAGTCAAGATCCTATGCGCCCTTTCTCCAAGTGTATTCAGCGGGTTTATAATTTAAACTAAAACAATTCAGAGCAATAAGGGATTATTTAGAAATAGAAGGAAACATCGTTGCAGGTAGAGGACCAACATGCCTCTGCTTCAGCTAAGATTCGtaactaaaataaaactaattttcacATCATCCCGTTTTTCCACGCTGGAGGAAAATAGAATTCCCCACAGGTACAACACACGGGCACAGACAGCACAGGGTGAAAATTATTCAGGGTGGTTTTGCATCACTCTTCCGTGGAATGCTCTTTAGGGGacaaattggattttttttttcccctttcagcCTTAGTCTACGGGAATTGCCGTGAGCAGCCGGGGGCGCTGGGCACAAGTGTCCAGGGGGCTCGCTGTTACCGGGAGCTTCGGGTGTACAGCACCGGGCAGTGCCCGGGCCGGCGGGACCAAGACCCGGTTCCAGCGGGGACAGAGAGGATCCACACGGTCCAGAGGCGTGCGGGAAGGGCCGAGTCAGTTCACACCACCCGCATCTCGAGGAAACGCCGGAGCAGGCCCGGCCCGACCGGGACTCGGGCGACTCTGCTCTCTGGAGTCGCTCCCaaggcacagagagagaaaaggaaaaggagagagagaaagataaagaaagagggaaaggaagaaagaaagaaagagggaaaggaggaaagaaagagggaaagaaagaaagaaaggaggaaagaaaggaggaaagaaaggaggaaagaaaggaaaggaggaaaggaagaaaggaagaaaggaaggaaggaaggaaggaaggaaggaaggaaggaaggaagaaaggaagaaaggaagaaaggaagaaaggaagaaaggaagaaaggaagaaagaaagaaagaaagaaagaaagaaagaaagaaagaaagaaagaaagaaagaaagaaagaaagaaagaaagaaagaaagaaagaaagaaagaaagagaaagaaaaagaaagaaagaaaaagaaagaaagatacgGATCGATAAAATGATGGGCGGAAACAGAGGAATTAAatgagagagggggaaaaaagagaaggagagagaaaatgaaaaaggaaaggaaatgagaaagtaaaggaaaaataaagaaaatatagaaaaatagattacaattaaaaataaaaataaaacgtgaaagagaaaagaaaaaggaaagcaagaaagaaaagaaaaaaggagaaaaatgagaggcaaaaaaggaaagcaaaaaggagaaaaagagggagaagaaggtggagaggaaaaagagtaaacaaaagggaaaagtaaaaggaaaggaaaagggaaaggaaagagaggaaaaagagaggaaaatggaaaagataaagaagaggaaagagggaaaagaaaagtggaaggaaaaagaagaaaaaagagagtggaaaaggagaagaggggaaaatagaagaaaagccggcagaagagaggagagggaagccGGGCGAGCCCGAAGTTGGTGGCAGGGCGGGCGAGGCGCGGGTGGGCAGGGCCGGCTGCtgccccgcccccgccccgccgccgccgccgccgccgcgcccgctgCCGGCCGTGCCCCCGCTAAAGGAGGCAGGGAGCGGGGCGGCGCGGCAGTGCGCACCGAGCCGCGCCCGCAGCCCCGACAGCAGCCGGCAAGAACCGCGCCGGGAGGGATGCGGGGCGCCGGGGACGAGGCAGGGACGGCGAACGCAGGCCCCTCGCCGCTGTGAGCCCCCGGCCGCCGGCGGGCAGCGGGAGCGGCGGTCTATCAGCGTAGGCGCACGGCCGCTGCGCAGACACGCGTACAGCCGTCGTCCGACAGCACCGCCGCTTTCCGCCCCGGGAGCGTCCGCCGAGGCGCAGCCTCGATGCCCGGCGGGACGGCGGGGCCGCCGCGTGTGGCTCCCTGCTAGAGGCGGCGGCCCCCGCGGGTTGGATGCGCGTCGCCGGTGCGGGCGGCACCCCCGGGCCGGCCGCCGGGGCCCCGCGGCGCTAGGGGCCGTCCGggccccccgccccgggccggcGGTGGCACGGGGATGCTGGCGCTGGGGCAGATGGACGGCGCGCCCCGGCAGGGCGCCTTCCTGCTGGGCAGCCCGCCGCTGGCCGCCCTGCACAGCATGGCCGAGATGAAGGCGCCGCTGTACCCCGCGTACCCCCTGCCCGCCGGgcccgcctcctcctcctccgcctccGCCTCGCCCGCCTCCGCCTCGCCCTCGCCGCCGCTCGGCTCCCCCGGCCTCAAGGcgcccgccgcctccgccgccgccgcgggcgGGCTCTCGGCGCtgggcacggccccgccgcAGCTCTCGGCCGCCACCCCGCACGGCATCAACGACATCCTCAGCCGGCCCTCCATGCCCCTGCCGGGCGCCGCGCTCGCCTCCGCCTCGCCCTCCGCTTCCTCGGCGGCGCCCGCCGGGCTGCTGGCCGGGCTGCCCCGCTTCGGCAGCCTCagccctccgccgccgccgcctcccgccctCTACTTCAGCCCtggggccgccgccgccgccgccgccgtggCCGCCGGGCGCTACCCCAAGCCGCTGGCCGAGCTGCCCGGCCGGACGCCTATCTTCTGGCCGGGGGTGATGCAGAGCCCGCCGTGGAGGGACGCCCGCCTCGCCTGCGCCCCCCGTGAGTACCCAGCGTCGCGGGGCAGCAGGGGGGAGAGGGCGCGGGGACACCGGTGGGAGTCCACTCCCCGTGCTAGGGAGTCCCCGCGCCCCGGCATCGCTGTGAGACCCTCCTGCCCTTCCACCCAGGGCCCGGCCGTAGCCGAGGGGGCTGCCTTTGCCTcgatttcttttgttttcatttcttaagTTCGTTTTGCTTTCTCCGTCCCCTCGGTCAGCGCAAAACTCTGTAATATGTCGCCCATTATCGCCGGCGAAAAGCGAAGCCCTCCGAGGGGAAATCGGCCGCGCTGCCGCTGTCGCTGCTGGGGACTCTGCTGGGGCCGGGGTTGGCTTTAGGGGCGCGCACAAACTTTCCCCGAGCAGGACATTCTGCTACCACCCGCTCGCACCGCCCGTGgcttttttagaaaaaaatatcatttgcCCGCTCAGATTTTTGAtcctttaaggaaaaataatcaggGAGAGCCGAAAGGCCAGAGCCGTAGCTTGGCTGAGGCAGTTGTATTCTTACACACGCACCCCCCGCGTAGAGACCCCTCCGTCCCCTGGGGCCGCTTGAGAGTGAAGCGCTTTCCCAAATCCGTAGATTAACTTGTCTGTCCCtgccttccctttctctccccccCTCCCTTCGCCAGATCAAGGCTCAATTTTGCTGGATAAGGACGGAAAGAGAAAACATACAAGACCCACTTTTTCTGGCCAGCAGATTTTCGCTCTGGAAAAGACTTTTGAACAGACGAAATACCTGGCGGGCCCGGAGCGAGCCCGGCTGGCCTATTCCCTGGGGATGACGGAGAGCCAAGTAAAGGTGAGAGCAACGGCTCACGCACCGAGTGGTGCGGGGCTGGAGGAGCGGGGAACAAAAGGGCCCCACTGCGGAAACGGGGTCCCGTCTGAAGCAGCCGGAGATGCTGCGGGCTGGCGTGGCCGAGCCCGCGGGCACAGGGCGAGGGCTTCCCCCGGCAACCACCGGCATTTGTCCCCCTTATTGCCTTACTGCGGGGCCGAGAAggttgttttaaaacattttaaaaaccaatcaaattgaaccaaacaaacccaagcaAGACTGAGGAGCTCTGAACACCATGTGGGTGGCCAGCGCTCTGGGAAAGCTGGGGAAAGGGTGATGTTAGGGTGTCGCACTGCCGCACCCACACTCTCACGTTTTGGTTAAAAACGCTGTGCTTGGGGCAAAGCGGAGGTGTGAGGGGTTGGGTGAGCGGGCTGAGCTCCCCGAGAACATGCAGAGGCGTTTGCTTGGTGGACTGGGCGAGAGGGGCCCCTCGGCGGTGCTCACGCTTTCAGTCTGATCTGCAGAGCCTCCTTTGTCACAGCAAATACGTCCCGATGGCTGCGAATAAATTATTGCAGCTTCTACAATGAAAATGCCCCCCTTCTCTGGCAGCGCCCTGCCGGAGAGTAAATACATCTGgcggggcaggggggctgggaaaggaatCAGCCCCAAATGTGTGTTCCCCCGCCCCAGGCAGGATGGCAGAGAGCGGCCCGAGCCCGACGCGAGCCTCGGGGGAGCTGGGGACGGCTGTTGGCCCACGCTGGGGGGGCCCCGCTCCGGGCCGGGTGTCGGCGGCTGCCGGGAGCGCGGTACCGCACAGATCGGCTGCTTTCGTTGTGGGGAAATTGCCTAAAGGGCGGCGAAGCGGAAATCGCTGCCGCACGCCGGGGATGGGGACTGACAGGGCAGCGGGGTGGGAGCGGACCGGTCTAGCCGCCGCTGGTGGCCGCGCCGGTGATGGTGACGGTGGCGGCGGGGACAGGTCTGGTTCCAGAACCGACGGACCAAGTGGCGGAAGAAGCACGCGGCGGAGATGGCGACGGCAAAGAAGAAGCAGGACTCGGAGACGGAGCGGCTGAAGGGCGCCTCGGAAAACGAGGACGAGGACGATGACTACAACAAGCCCCTGGACCCCAATTCGGACGATGAGAAGATAACGCAACTTCTGAAGAAACACAagccggggggcggcgggctATTGCTGCATCCCTCGGAGGGGGAGGCCTCCGTCTAGCCTGCTTCGCCCGCCGCCGCTTTCGGAGATGTACAGATCTATTTTTCTAGAcgcccaggaggaggaggagacgccggagggagagcagagaggacTGCCGGCAGCGGGCCCCGGCGGGCGCGCCCGGTCCCCCGCGCCGCGCGTTGTTGTAGGGTGGCGGGCGGAGAGGAGCGGCGGGGGCTGGCCCGACCCCCGGCTCCGCTCCCGGCCGTGCGGCGGCCGCGTCTTTGCCGGCTCTTTGTAAATAAACCGTGAGTCACCGCGACCATAGGCGTTCCTTACtgtgaatatttaaaatgtaatatacattcttttttttttttttctttttgttttttttttttttttttttttgtacagcgGGGGCTGAGGGCGCAGCCGTCCTGCCCGCCCCACGCTCTCCGGCAGCACCGGGGGCACCGCAGGAGCCCCCGAGacggcggcagcggggccgccGAGGAAAAAAGCCGCCGTGGCTGCCCGCCGCCAGTCCCTCCGTCGGGCGAAACTGCAGCGGCCCCGCGTGCTATTTATCAGTATTTTTGGAACACTTTCTGTTGCGGTCGTTGTGCaagggggcggggggggggggcgggggggagaGGGCGGAGGGACAGAGTTTGCTTTCATTTACACCGTTTCCAATCAACCGCGCGTTGAAAAAGTAGCTGGTGGGAATTGTCACAACCACTGTCAGTCAAAGTATAAAATTCATTTAGTTGCTGTATTTGAATTtaaagtgtgttttcttttgtatcaTACGGAATACTAGAGAATgtaaattgtttttgttttttttttttaagctaataACGATGATATATCGTGATATAGCATCttaacatttattaatttatattaaaaataattcggtttgtaaagagaagaaaaaccctTTGCAAGACCATTTAAATGTAATGcactttctgttaaaaaaaaaccaaacaaaacaacaaaatgatAAATCAATTAAACAAGTTTAAAGACGTCTGATGCCTTCACTAAAGGGTACAGATAATATCATTTTATCAGAGATTAAATAATGAAACCACGGTAtagggggagggaaaaaagagaagagataATTTTCATGGTCTTTTGTTGATTCTTAGTAGtagggtttttgttgttgtttggtttgtttgaaGACTTTTGTTGTTTGagcgctttttttttttttttaaagatttgaaGTCGACTATTTTGCTGTCGGAGTTCAAGAaagatacaaataaaataagccGTTGGTTGTTTGGGGACGTGAGAGGGCAGGTAGTTTCCACCCGACCACTGGAGAGGCTCGGCTCAGCGTAAATTAGGCTGTTTCAACTTTCTCAGAGGCGGGCGACGCAGGGTTTTATTAACGGCAGAGTGTTACCATTAATACGAGAAATAAACCGctttccaagaagaaaacagtGGCTAAAATAATAGCCCGGCTAAGTGTCTAGAACAAATAGACCCAATACAAATTGAAACTCATTATCTGACATGGCCATTTCCATATCTGAACAATCCAGAAACAATcgcttgcttttttttttttttttttttttttcttcccttcccaagGATCAGCAGAGCAAACAGAATCGCTGatatgagagagaaaaagggcCAGCTATTCtggaggaaataaagaaataaataaatatatttgggaataattttctaaacagacaaaaaaaaaaaaaaaaaaagaaaaaaggtagagcagggttttattcctctttcGGCTTACACAATGCCGGGGCCGGGAGTAGGGAACGAGCCCGGCGCTCGGCGGCTGCCTCGGCGCGGCTGCCCCGTCTCTCCCTGGCCGGGGTACCGGGGGCTGCCCATCGTCCACCGACACTCCCGCCCCCACCCCCACCTTTCCCGACTAGTTGTAAAGGTAGGAAGGGAAAGGGCAGTCGTTTCCCAGAGAGCTGACTTGGCCCTGCCGGCTCACGCCGTTCCGATATCCCCGCGGGTTTCGCGAGGCGGCGGGCGGGAAATCAAAATACCGCGGGGTCCGGATCACCGGGGTGAGGACCTGTCGGAGCCGGCTGGGGGTCTCCGCCCGCACACCCTCAGCCCCTTTCCCAAGCGGCTActccgccggccccgctccccagcagcccggccccggcccctgcCCGCACCCTCCCGAGTGCCCCCAGGCTGCCGCGAGTGCTCCGGCGGTCTCCGGCCCCTTTTCCAGTTCACCGCAGCACCGACTGAGGCTTTCCAGTTAATTTACTTCTGCACAGAGACCCAGCTGGCCACCAGTTGCAGTTGGCACCGTCAAAGTGGAATCGCAGGGAAAAGAGCCCAACGCTGTCCGCTTGGTTAGGCTGGTTTTGTCTGGGGCGCTGGAAGAAAGAGCAGGGGATTCACACGAGCTCACGGTCCCCTTTTCGGGACATGTTTTGGAAGCCAAAGCCGGCtgggctccttctcctccaggaaaGGACTTTTTAGGAAGAGATTCAATAGCTAATTTCTGGATCGCTGCCACGGACAGCACGGCGAACAATTAAAAGACAAATGTCAGCTGGCTTCACGGGGCGCGAGGTTCCCCCCGTGCGCGGGGGCCTGGCCGAGATCAGCCGCAGTTTCGGCTCAGTCCTTCAGGCAGGCAGGAATTTGCGACGGAACGGTACAAACTCCGGGAAAACGACATTTAaaaagtgctgcagaaacacGTCCATAGGGAACGGGGCCGGCGGAGCCGCTCCCCGGCAGCCGCCTCTAGCTCGTGCCCGGGCCGAAACGCCCGTGGGGAGTAAACAGCTGCGCACACGCGTGGGGAGCGGCAGGCGCCGGCTGCGCTGCCGcggagctgggcaggaaggcCCCTGCCTAAGCGGTGAGAGACTACCGCAGGCTGCTCCCGATAACTCCCTTCGCGCCCAGCTTTtggctttcctttccttctgtcaCAGAGCCCTCGGTTTTAAACCCCACTTCCTTCCGTGTGCGGGACTTCCCGGCTCAGCGGAAATAAAACCAGCTGTTTCTGGGATTTCCCGGCTCAGGGGAAATAGAGGCGGCTGGGTTTACCCTGCCTCGGTCCTTGTCATGTGCCTTCTCTGGGGTGCAGAAGATATCGCGGGAGAAGTTCCCGGCTGTGCAATCCCAGAGTGCCCGAAGCATCCTCcctacttttccttttttttctctgctttgtcGAGGTTCTTCGCAAAAAGAACCCGCTGCGGTCCGTCTCCAGCCCAAGCGAGCGTCACCACGGACAGaggaaaaactttttctttctcgTAGAAGAGCCCTAGGAGCCGGCCCCACTCCACGCCCTGCAACAGCCGTGGGCACCACGAGACTgcgggcagggatggagggagggaggcaggggaggTTCGGGAAGCAAAAGAGGAGCCGGGGGCCAACTCATCGCCCGCACCCCACTGCCGGCCGGCAGCCGCTGCCTGCGGGACGCATGCATATGGATGTGGACATATGGACGCGGGACgcagtgccacaggcaggaCACAGGTTGCAAGGGGAAGCCCACggccggcgggcgggcgggagtGGCCgctgggagggggaaaaggaagaactCCTCGCTCTCCGAGGGGTAGCGAAGGGGACGCTCTACTCGGGGCGTGTGCGCTGGGGGGAAGCTCAGTACGTAGGCCGCTGTCACCCGGTCCCCGACAAGGCCCTACACCAGCGCTGTCACAGCCCCGAGGCCTTCGGGCCCTCTCGTTCCGACAGCAACTCCCACCCAGAGCCCCCGGCGCAGGCAGCAAGGAAGGCAATGCCTACACCCTGCCAGAGGGATGCCCAAACCGACAGCCACGCGGGACAGCGCGACCATTTCAGCGAGCGATGGCTTTTCCCGCCCTTTCCCTCGCGTGTGGTCTCCTGTGATGAGCTCCTGAAATCCCGTTATCGCTCATCACTTCTCAGAGCTATTAATTTTTAACGCTTCCCATACAACACACACACTGTCTTTCCTCCGCTCTCCCTCCCTTTGCTGCCGTGATGTTATTTCGTACAAGACTTTTGTTGTATCCCTGCCAGCCGCCTCGAGGCTTTGCTTTAGGCACCCCTTCCCTCGGGACATGAGTCGTCCCTCAAGCCTGAGAACCCGGGGGTTAAAATGAGGGTGATGGGCTTTCACCCCCGGCCCAGACACTCCGAGTCCCTTCCCGTGTCGCGGCCGCGGGGAGAGGGACCGCTGGGAGAGGCGCTTGCTGCAGGATCCACCGCTCAGAGCCGGCGTCGCTAGCCGCAAATTAAAAAGTGAGATGAACTGCTCCCTCCTAATTGCAGCTCCGCCTTTACCTTCTGCACCGATAGGTATTTCCCAGATACGCGTTTCTGGCGGCGTTTGCCAGCTGTCTCCAACAGCGGTTGCAAGTCTCTCTCTGAGGGATGCAAACATCTGCCGGGGAGGAGCAGCGGGCGCCCCACACTGCACCCGCACCGAGCCCGCACCGCGCTcccggcagcggctccgcgCCCCCCGAACGTGGTTGTCAAAGATAAAGTTACTGATACGAGGGCACGAGCAGGCAGCACCGCGCCTCTCCGCATCCCCCGGGGGTTCAAGCCTTGCCCGGAGGTCCGGGGCTTGCGGGTGGCGCTCGGCGGGGCCGGTGGGTGCCCGCGCTGCCCTCCGGAGCCGGAGGGTTGCGGGGAGCGCCTGGCACCGGCCCCGCGGCAATAACCCGCTTCCGTACACACAAGTGCGTGCCTGCAATAACGTCCTCGATCATTTATTAAAAGTCGTGTCAAGCGAGCCCATATAATTCATCTTTATGCAAATACATCAATGTCAAGCCATTAGCTATTGCTCGGGTTTTTTATTAAAGTGCATTCTTTTTAATTCAGCTCAATAAAATATGAGCCCTATTGCTCAAGAATTATAGCAACTATTAGAGTAACATATGGGCAACATgcactcagaaaataaaaatcaacagaTAAAGTGGCAGGGTCACAACGGGGAGCAAACACTTAACAAAATGGCAGCGGGGTAATAGATTTTCCGCCCGCGCCCCCGGCTCTGGGGCGTCAAGAGGAGACCGCCGGCGCGATGGTGGGGcggccctgcccagagcccgCAGCCATTCCCGCCCGGCTCCGGCTCTGGCTCCAGCTCCGGCACCTTCCACGGTCCCTCCCTGGCCGGGACTGCGGGAGCGCAGCCCTGGCCCACGGGAACGCACCTCTGCACCGCCCCCTTCCGCACCCCCCAAGCCTATCCCGGGTTTAACGAGAGAGTTGCCCACATCCTCATCACCCCAGCATGGTAATTGAGCAGATCTATTAACTTGTTACACTAGATTTGTTTAAAGAGACTATTACACAGTCATTTAATCAATTTGTTACACTGGAGGTCCTGACTTATGAGACACTTGCCGTATGATTCCTTAATGactgaattaatttgttttaataaaaccaACATTGTGTACAAGCACATTTCGAGAAATGTAATTTTGGAGACGGAACAGTCCAATGCTTCATCTGATTAAGTCTTTTCGATGGTTTATCAAAGTCGGGAGTTGCCGTCATAAACTGCATGTAtggggtatttttcttttttatagcGTCATTAATTTAATATGGATCATTAGTTCTTTATACACATGCATGTTCTGACAAATGTACCCAATGAATAGTGCACCTAATGTGTTTGGGCTCAAATGCATCACGCCATAAacagaaactgcagcaaaaataaacaacaataaacaataacaacaacaacaaataccGCAGCCGCCCCGTTCCCTACCGTCCGGCTGCGCTCCGGGCCAGTTTCGGGCCGGAGGAGCCGCGGCGCTCCCACGCCCTCCCATCACACCGGGCTCACGGCAACGGGAGCGCCGATAGATTTACGGCGAGTTAAGGTTATCCCGAGAGCAGATGTAGGACAAGAAAATCGGTTTTGCTCCTGATGGGAACTGACGTGTGTGGAATAAGTGTAAATAAACACGAGGGTTCCCAAGAAAAGGAACTTGATGATATCGATTATGTAAAATAATCGCCGCATTACAAATGTTAATGTACTATGATACACTGCGAACAGCCGGCGTGCGAGGGCCGGCGCTGCgcagggaaggaaagagcagCCTCGGGAAAAGCTCCGGGCATCGGGACGGCGGCAGCAACACCGACAGCGTTACTTACAGTAGTGTCGCTGTCCCGGTGACGGGAAAGATGACCCCGTGGGCACTACGGGGGCGGCGGGGTCCCCACCCCCGACCGGCCCTGGCATCGCCACACGCGGGGCCGTGCACGACGCCAAGAGCCAAAACGACTTCTGTACAAAACGTCCCGGCGCCTTAATAACCGTCAGAGGAGGCGCCTGAACATATTGTTCTCATCTAAATCCTTACATGCTGCCTTTGAAATTCCTTGTCCTGACAGCgcagtttggttttggttttttttaaagtaatttcctCCAATGACCTTGTGGTCCAGGAAGTCTGCTGGGCATCTACTTCTTAGACACTGAGCAtctccttcttttttaaaaacatgaacaTGTATTTCTCGGACTCCAATGTAACATAAACCTCAGCCCAAAATGTGACATTGCTGCTACACCTGGTACCTCCTGCCCCAGATGAGTGTCCACCGGCCCCACACGttcctctgcaaacagaaatctcagctgcagagcccactgggcagcagcattttccacaCTGAAACCATTTGCACATAGCAGAACTTAAAAGTGAAACCCGAAGAGGCTTactgctgaagaaaataaaacgAGATGGCGAAAACACATCTTCAGAGCCATTTTTCACCCTCCTCACATGGTTTCTCGTAGATAAACTACCCTTTCGCCTCAAAGGTAGATGTTCTATCCCCTTTATAATTGCAGGCAGCACACCCACCAGCGATGCATGCAGGAGGTGTATTTAAGTAAATGGATTCGACCTTTTGGCCATTTTAACAGATGCTGCTTCTGACCACCCCAAAAAGCTTGTTTAAAGTTAACAACATTAAGCACTGGAGGTCACAAGGCCAATTCAAGGTCATTTTAAT
Above is a window of Motacilla alba alba isolate MOTALB_02 chromosome 4, Motacilla_alba_V1.0_pri, whole genome shotgun sequence DNA encoding:
- the NKX6-1 gene encoding homeobox protein Nkx-6.1, whose translation is MLALGQMDGAPRQGAFLLGSPPLAALHSMAEMKAPLYPAYPLPAGPASSSSASASPASASPSPPLGSPGLKAPAASAAAAGGLSALGTAPPQLSAATPHGINDILSRPSMPLPGAALASASPSASSAAPAGLLAGLPRFGSLSPPPPPPPALYFSPGAAAAAAAVAAGRYPKPLAELPGRTPIFWPGVMQSPPWRDARLACAPHQGSILLDKDGKRKHTRPTFSGQQIFALEKTFEQTKYLAGPERARLAYSLGMTESQVKVWFQNRRTKWRKKHAAEMATAKKKQDSETERLKGASENEDEDDDYNKPLDPNSDDEKITQLLKKHKPGGGGLLLHPSEGEASV